From the Rhodothalassiaceae bacterium genome, one window contains:
- a CDS encoding peptidase M2: MNARACGWRLDTGEEDDVMITHAVHALARRSVRGASTIALAIALSAGLAACERKPAQPTVEEAKAFLERAENQLEAMEEEASRIAWVNATFITHDTDWLNAKMTERYTKLLVDLAHEAARYKDLDLPEDMARKIKLLRLALVLPAPKGDEAATRELAQITTELQSAYGTGKYCPGEGTTLKDYARPDGCLTLTELEQVMAKSRDPKQLEEAWEGWRTIAVPMKPKYARMVEIANAGARDLGFPDVGAMWRSGYDMPPDAFVADVERLWQQVKPFYDSLHCYVRAKLNEKYGDAVVPLDQPIRADLLGNMWAQAWGNIYDIVQPEGAAPAYDLTALLRQKNYKPLDMVHTADRFFQSLGFAPLPETFWQRSMFEKPVDHEAVCHASAWDLDGKDDIRIKMCIKVDAEDFQTIHHEVGHNIYQRAYKNQPILFRNGANDGFHEAIGDMIALSITPEYLQKIGLLEELPPADADLGLLMQQALEKIAFLPFGLLVDKWRWEVFSGKVDPAHYNDAWWRLRTLYQGIRPPAERPADAFDPGAKYHIPGNTPYMRYFLAHIYQFQFHRAACRQAGWTGPLHRCSIYGEKQVGERFAKMLEMGASRPWPEALAAFTDETRADASAIAEYFAPLKAWLDERNKGRQCGW, from the coding sequence ATGAACGCCCGCGCCTGCGGGTGGCGGCTCGATACCGGGGAGGAAGACGACGTCATGATCACGCACGCTGTTCACGCTCTTGCCCGCCGCTCAGTGCGCGGCGCTTCCACCATCGCGCTGGCAATCGCGCTCAGCGCGGGGCTTGCCGCCTGCGAGCGCAAGCCGGCCCAACCCACGGTGGAGGAGGCGAAGGCCTTTCTGGAGCGCGCGGAAAACCAGCTGGAAGCGATGGAGGAGGAGGCGAGCCGCATCGCCTGGGTGAACGCCACCTTCATCACCCATGACACGGACTGGCTGAACGCGAAGATGACCGAGCGCTATACCAAGCTGCTCGTCGATCTGGCGCATGAGGCGGCGCGCTACAAGGATCTCGATCTGCCGGAGGACATGGCGCGCAAGATCAAGCTGCTGCGGCTCGCCCTCGTGCTGCCGGCTCCGAAGGGCGACGAGGCGGCCACCCGCGAGCTCGCGCAGATCACGACGGAGCTGCAGTCGGCCTATGGCACGGGCAAGTACTGCCCGGGCGAGGGCACGACGCTCAAGGATTACGCGCGCCCCGACGGCTGCCTGACGCTGACCGAGCTCGAGCAGGTGATGGCGAAATCCCGCGATCCGAAGCAGCTCGAGGAGGCCTGGGAGGGCTGGCGCACCATCGCCGTGCCCATGAAGCCCAAATACGCGCGCATGGTCGAGATCGCGAATGCCGGCGCGCGCGATCTCGGCTTTCCCGATGTCGGGGCGATGTGGCGCTCGGGCTACGACATGCCGCCGGATGCCTTCGTCGCGGATGTCGAGCGGCTGTGGCAGCAGGTCAAGCCCTTCTACGACTCGCTGCACTGCTACGTGCGGGCGAAGCTGAACGAGAAATACGGCGACGCGGTCGTCCCCCTCGATCAGCCGATCCGCGCGGATCTCCTGGGCAACATGTGGGCGCAGGCCTGGGGCAACATCTACGACATCGTCCAGCCGGAAGGGGCGGCCCCGGCCTATGATCTCACCGCGCTGCTCAGACAGAAGAACTACAAGCCACTCGACATGGTCCACACGGCCGACCGCTTCTTCCAGTCTCTCGGGTTCGCGCCGCTGCCGGAGACCTTCTGGCAGCGCTCGATGTTCGAGAAACCCGTGGACCACGAGGCGGTCTGCCACGCCTCCGCCTGGGATCTGGATGGCAAGGACGACATCCGGATCAAGATGTGCATCAAGGTCGATGCCGAGGACTTCCAGACCATCCACCATGAGGTCGGCCACAACATCTACCAGCGCGCCTACAAGAACCAGCCGATCCTCTTCCGCAACGGTGCGAACGACGGCTTCCATGAGGCGATCGGCGACATGATCGCCCTCTCGATCACCCCGGAATATCTGCAGAAGATCGGGCTGCTCGAGGAGCTGCCGCCGGCGGATGCGGATCTGGGGCTCCTGATGCAGCAGGCGCTCGAGAAGATCGCCTTCCTGCCCTTCGGCCTGCTGGTCGACAAGTGGCGCTGGGAGGTGTTCTCGGGCAAGGTCGATCCCGCCCACTACAACGACGCCTGGTGGCGGCTGCGCACGCTCTATCAGGGGATCCGGCCGCCGGCCGAGCGCCCGGCGGACGCCTTCGATCCCGGCGCGAAGTATCACATTCCGGGCAACACGCCCTACATGCGCTACTTCCTCGCCCATATCTACCAGTTCCAGTTCCACCGCGCCGCATGCCGGCAGGCGGGCTGGACCGGGCCGCTGCACCGCTGCTCGATCTATGGCGAAAAGCAGGTGGGCGAGCGCTTTGCGAAGATGCTGGAGATGGGCGCATCGCGCCCCTGGCCCGAGGCGCTGGCCGCCTTT
- a CDS encoding lipoprotein, whose product MRVTAGRAAVLAAFVGVLLLALAPVGAAAASREKIDARVNETLARFYEKVKTGRGIVDQAAGVLVFPRITKGGFILGGEYGEGALIVDGTTVGYYSIASPSIGLQFGLQTKSLILVFLSREALERFRRSDGWAIGVDANVTLVEVGASTDINTEISKTPIMAFVLDHKGLMAGISLEGTKISRIER is encoded by the coding sequence ATGAGGGTGACGGCGGGTCGTGCTGCGGTTCTGGCGGCATTCGTGGGCGTCTTGCTGCTGGCGCTTGCGCCGGTCGGGGCGGCGGCCGCAAGCCGCGAGAAGATCGACGCGCGCGTGAACGAGACGCTGGCCCGCTTCTACGAGAAGGTGAAGACCGGCCGCGGCATCGTCGACCAGGCGGCCGGCGTGCTCGTCTTTCCGCGAATCACGAAAGGCGGCTTCATTCTGGGCGGCGAGTATGGTGAGGGCGCGCTCATCGTCGACGGCACGACGGTCGGCTACTATTCCATCGCCTCGCCCTCGATCGGGCTGCAGTTCGGCCTGCAGACGAAATCCCTCATCCTCGTCTTCCTGAGCCGGGAGGCCCTGGAGAGATTCCGCCGCTCGGACGGCTGGGCGATCGGGGTCGACGCCAATGTCACGCTGGTGGAGGTCGGGGCCAGCACGGACATCAACACCGAGATCTCGAAGACGCCGATCATGGCCTTCGTGCTGGACCACAAGGGGCTGATGGCCGGCATCTCGCTGGAAGGCACCAAGATCAGCCGCATCGAGCGGTGA
- a CDS encoding NAD-dependent epimerase → MMRVDLGGRRVLVTGASRGIGAAIARVLLEAGARVALHWHTAPLAAAELAEVFPDRAVALRADLADPAEVDRLWDEADAWAGGLDGLVNNAAAMPYSAPEDQAARWREDWELVWRVNVRAVADLSRRAILAFKERGGGRIVTVASRAAFRGDLPDAMHYAASKGAVVALTRSIAKGYAQAGIRAFIIAPGWVKTERVLARITDPANRHMLAEIPMGDAAPPEQVGRIAALLLSGLVDHATGATFDINGASYFH, encoded by the coding sequence ATGATGCGTGTCGATCTGGGCGGGCGGCGCGTTCTGGTGACGGGCGCATCCCGCGGCATCGGCGCGGCCATCGCGCGCGTGCTGCTGGAGGCGGGCGCCCGCGTCGCGCTCCACTGGCATACTGCCCCTCTGGCCGCGGCCGAGCTGGCGGAGGTCTTTCCGGACCGCGCGGTGGCGCTGCGCGCGGATCTTGCGGACCCGGCCGAGGTGGATCGGCTGTGGGATGAGGCGGACGCATGGGCCGGCGGCCTCGACGGCCTCGTCAACAACGCCGCCGCCATGCCCTACAGCGCACCGGAGGACCAGGCCGCGCGCTGGCGGGAGGACTGGGAGCTCGTCTGGCGCGTCAACGTCCGGGCGGTCGCGGATCTCTCGCGCCGCGCCATTCTGGCCTTCAAGGAGCGCGGCGGCGGACGGATCGTGACGGTCGCCAGCCGCGCCGCTTTCCGCGGGGACCTGCCCGACGCCATGCATTACGCGGCCTCCAAGGGCGCCGTCGTGGCGCTCACGCGCTCGATCGCCAAGGGCTACGCGCAGGCGGGGATCCGCGCCTTCATCATCGCGCCCGGCTGGGTGAAGACGGAGCGGGTGCTTGCGCGGATCACCGATCCGGCCAACCGCCACATGCTGGCCGAGATCCCGATGGGCGATGCCGCGCCTCCCGAGCAGGTGGGACGCATCGCCGCCCTGCTGCTTTCCGGACTCGTCGACCACGCCACGGGAGCGACCTTCGACATCAACGGCGCGAGCTATTTCCACTGA
- a CDS encoding glyoxalase, whose amino-acid sequence MRKPAGRFHLAIPVDDLERAVGFYAGLLGCAIGRRAETWVDFSFFGHQLSCHLAPGPREAEGRVDGRRVPVPHFGVILSRAAWEGLADRIRAAGHPFLAAPAVRYAGRAAEQGTFFVADPAGNALEFKYFADERAIFAAFEEDATEEGRVS is encoded by the coding sequence ATGAGGAAGCCGGCGGGGCGCTTTCATCTTGCGATCCCGGTCGATGATCTCGAGCGGGCGGTCGGATTCTACGCAGGGCTTCTCGGCTGTGCGATCGGCCGGCGCGCGGAGACATGGGTGGACTTTTCCTTCTTCGGCCACCAGCTCTCGTGCCATCTCGCCCCCGGGCCGCGCGAGGCCGAGGGCCGCGTCGACGGCCGGCGGGTACCCGTCCCCCATTTCGGGGTGATCCTGTCTCGTGCCGCGTGGGAGGGGCTCGCCGATCGGATCCGGGCGGCCGGGCATCCCTTCCTCGCCGCGCCCGCCGTGCGCTATGCGGGCCGGGCGGCCGAGCAGGGGACCTTCTTCGTCGCGGACCCTGCGGGAAACGCCTTGGAGTTCAAGTATTTCGCGGATGAGCGCGCGATCTTCGCCGCCTTCGAAGAAGACGCCACGGAGGAAGGAAGGGTGTCATGA
- a CDS encoding ABC transporter, whose product MTAPESDASPLLAARIDAARLNGRSVLGPLELALRPGEVVGLIGPNGAGKSTLIRALAGLVRVEGDIRLWGRPLAAWPPAARARVLSYLPQEARIHWPMTVERVVALGRIPHLNWTSRLTREDEQAVAEAMALTGIEALRARSVARLSAGEKARVLLARALAGRPRLLLADEPVAALDPYYQMEILELLGRLARSRDMAVLVSLHELTLAGRYTDRLVLLDRGRIAAEGPPPAVLTPAHLARVYRIAVAATAAGPVPVRPLHGASSGGDDGAAGMADGTDGP is encoded by the coding sequence ATGACGGCGCCAGAGAGCGACGCCTCACCGCTGCTTGCGGCCCGCATCGATGCGGCCCGCCTCAACGGCCGCAGCGTCCTGGGGCCGCTCGAGCTCGCGCTCCGCCCCGGCGAGGTGGTCGGCCTCATCGGCCCCAACGGCGCCGGCAAATCCACCCTGATCCGGGCGCTCGCGGGGCTCGTGCGGGTGGAGGGCGACATTCGTCTCTGGGGCCGGCCGCTCGCCGCCTGGCCGCCCGCGGCGCGCGCCCGCGTGCTCTCCTATCTCCCCCAGGAGGCGCGCATCCACTGGCCGATGACGGTCGAGCGGGTCGTGGCGCTCGGGCGCATCCCCCATCTCAACTGGACGAGCCGGCTCACACGCGAGGACGAGCAGGCGGTGGCCGAGGCGATGGCGCTGACGGGCATCGAGGCGCTGCGCGCGCGCAGCGTCGCGCGGCTGTCGGCGGGCGAAAAGGCGCGGGTGCTGCTGGCGCGCGCGCTGGCCGGCCGGCCGCGGCTGCTGCTCGCCGACGAGCCGGTCGCCGCACTCGATCCCTACTACCAGATGGAGATCCTGGAGCTCCTCGGCCGCCTCGCCCGCAGCCGCGACATGGCCGTGCTGGTCTCGCTCCACGAGCTGACGCTGGCCGGTCGCTACACGGACCGCCTCGTCCTTCTTGACCGCGGCCGGATCGCGGCCGAAGGCCCGCCGCCGGCGGTGCTGACGCCGGCCCACCTTGCGCGCGTCTACCGCATCGCGGTCGCGGCGACGGCCGCGGGGCCGGTACCGGTCAGGCCCTTGCATGGGGCGTCGTCGGGCGGCGATGATGGGGCGGCGGGCATGGCGGATGGAACGGACGGGCCGTGA
- a CDS encoding ABC transporter permease, with protein sequence MTEVRTMRLVPGLAAGLLVAFAVHLGLGILPGLIEGDPVARVIAFEIRLPRALLALLVGWALGASGAALQGYLRNPLAEPAVVGVSASAALAAVAVLYLGSVGIASWSLPLAALTGAIAATGILVVLARAGARALTLILAGVAINALAAAGTALVLNLSPSPFALADMVTWIMGSFAGRSMDDVLLAAPFVLAGLALLLSCGPALAALTLGEETAASLGMPVAKSGVRIVLGTGLAVGAAVAVAGAIGFVGLVVPHLLRARVGHAPDRLLLPSALGGALFLLIGDIGVRLLPTAQPLNIGVLTALIGAPVFLHLIWTSRRWQGGME encoded by the coding sequence ATGACGGAGGTGCGGACCATGCGCCTCGTGCCGGGTCTTGCGGCCGGGCTGCTCGTCGCCTTCGCCGTGCATCTCGGGCTCGGGATCCTCCCCGGGCTCATCGAGGGCGATCCGGTCGCGCGGGTCATCGCCTTCGAGATCCGGCTTCCGCGGGCCCTGCTCGCGCTGCTCGTGGGCTGGGCCCTCGGTGCGAGCGGCGCGGCGCTGCAGGGCTATCTGCGCAACCCGCTGGCGGAGCCGGCGGTGGTCGGGGTCTCGGCGTCCGCGGCGCTCGCCGCCGTTGCGGTGCTCTATCTCGGCAGCGTCGGGATCGCGAGCTGGTCGCTGCCCCTGGCCGCGCTCACGGGGGCCATCGCGGCGACCGGCATCCTCGTCGTGCTCGCCCGCGCCGGCGCGCGCGCCTTGACGCTGATTCTGGCCGGTGTCGCGATCAACGCGCTGGCGGCGGCCGGCACGGCGCTCGTGCTCAATCTTTCGCCCTCGCCTTTTGCGCTCGCCGACATGGTGACCTGGATCATGGGCAGCTTCGCCGGCCGCAGCATGGACGACGTGCTGCTCGCCGCCCCCTTCGTGCTTGCCGGGCTCGCGCTGCTGCTGAGCTGCGGCCCCGCGCTTGCGGCGCTGACGCTCGGCGAGGAGACGGCCGCAAGCCTCGGCATGCCCGTGGCAAAGAGCGGCGTGCGCATCGTCCTCGGCACCGGGCTTGCGGTGGGCGCGGCGGTGGCGGTGGCGGGCGCGATCGGCTTCGTCGGGCTCGTCGTGCCGCATCTGCTGCGCGCGCGGGTCGGCCATGCGCCGGATCGGCTGCTGTTGCCGAGTGCGCTCGGTGGTGCGCTGTTCCTGCTTATCGGCGACATCGGCGTACGATTGCTGCCGACCGCCCAGCCGCTCAACATCGGCGTGCTGACGGCGCTGATCGGGGCGCCGGTCTTCCTCCACCTCATCTGGACGAGCCGGCGCTGGCAGGGAGGGATGGAATGA
- a CDS encoding iron ABC transporter substrate-binding protein translates to MARDREAVKTHPRQVRLVGVAGRHLPGVLAAALFLVARSTAAADVPRRVVSLDYCADAHVLAVAAPGQLAALSAEADAVYAWTRGRASGVPRLPRRVEAVLRLQPDLAVTTAGADEVARLLEHVGVAVLRLGYLDSLEASFAALGRLGAALGREGAAERVIAATRRRMAALAARAAGQPRRPHAIYLTPSGTSTGAGTYIDALMRLAGLENALAARGITGWYHLRIEDFARLTEVEMVVTSFFAGRRGHREGWRVTAHPVARRWLAARAQTVVPPGEWGCAGFFAVAAAERIQEALLRRLGTGGGAPASVAGAGR, encoded by the coding sequence ATGGCGCGCGACAGGGAGGCGGTCAAGACGCACCCCCGGCAGGTCAGGCTGGTGGGGGTCGCAGGCCGGCATCTGCCGGGGGTGCTCGCCGCCGCGCTTTTTCTTGTCGCGCGATCCACGGCCGCGGCGGACGTTCCGCGGCGCGTCGTCAGCCTCGACTACTGCGCGGACGCCCATGTGCTGGCCGTCGCGGCGCCGGGCCAGCTTGCCGCGCTCTCGGCGGAGGCCGACGCCGTCTATGCCTGGACGCGGGGGCGCGCGTCGGGCGTGCCGCGCCTGCCGCGGCGGGTGGAGGCGGTTCTGCGCCTTCAGCCGGATCTGGCGGTCACGACCGCGGGCGCCGATGAGGTCGCCCGCCTGCTGGAGCATGTCGGCGTGGCGGTCCTGCGCCTCGGCTATCTCGACTCGCTCGAGGCTTCCTTCGCGGCGCTGGGGCGGCTCGGCGCGGCACTGGGGCGCGAAGGCGCGGCGGAGCGGGTGATCGCGGCCACCCGCCGGCGCATGGCGGCGCTGGCCGCCCGCGCGGCCGGCCAGCCCCGGCGGCCGCATGCGATCTATCTGACGCCGTCGGGCACGAGCACGGGAGCCGGCACCTACATCGATGCGCTGATGCGGCTTGCCGGGCTCGAGAACGCGCTTGCCGCCAGGGGGATCACCGGCTGGTATCATCTGCGCATCGAGGATTTCGCCCGCCTGACGGAGGTCGAGATGGTCGTGACCAGCTTCTTCGCCGGGCGGCGCGGCCATCGCGAGGGCTGGCGCGTGACGGCGCATCCCGTCGCCCGCCGCTGGCTCGCCGCGCGCGCGCAGACCGTGGTACCGCCCGGTGAATGGGGCTGCGCCGGTTTCTTCGCCGTCGCCGCCGCCGAGCGGATTCAGGAGGCCCTGCTGCGCCGTCTGGGGACGGGCGGCGGCGCGCCGGCGTCCGTGGCGGGAGCTGGCCGATGA
- a CDS encoding TonB-dependent receptor: MTTRIMLHAGALVLSFTVSGAAPVLAADEPIEEILVTGSRTPVETGRIGVDFSVLDGAWLEARDVPQLSLVLRDLPGVAVSRTGPIGSLTQVRIRGAEANHTLVLLDGIEMNDPVSGFELDFADVSSAGIARVELIRGASSALYGSEALGGVIQLVSRLPDEPRALDLRAEGGSFGTLRTEGFAGFREGASAGALTAAFYRTDGVSASPSGPERDGYRNVTLHGRLESEPGEHIAVGLVGRFVDARSEFDDQDFLTGAVVDADNVRRFTAFYGRAHARLSLFGDRWTHQVAVDLTDTSTRNFADGAFTGRFAGTRVKLGYQSTAAFETGSLDHRITGAVEYERLRFRVRGASADAPQNQRRHDRQISLVGEYHLGVADRLFVDAAARHDDNRIFRNATTWRLSGLLRLTAQLAVTGNVGNGNADPTFFERYGFFPGSFVGNPDLKPERGRGFDAGVRITPSSAWTIELVGFHGILKDEITTIFDFATFTSTPINQEGRSTRNGFEADLAFSPVEVLTVRGFYSFVKAQEPDGAPEVRRPKHRAGLGGTWRFAGSRGLVNLDVAYNGRQRDFDFSRFPAERVRLASYWLASVSLRWRVKGPVWLTARIENLFDSDYQDVLGFNTPGIGAFAGLAARF, encoded by the coding sequence GTGACCACGCGTATCATGCTCCATGCGGGGGCTCTCGTTCTGTCGTTCACGGTTTCGGGCGCCGCGCCGGTGCTGGCCGCCGACGAGCCGATCGAGGAGATCCTGGTGACGGGATCGCGCACGCCGGTGGAGACTGGCAGGATCGGCGTCGATTTCAGCGTGCTCGACGGCGCCTGGCTTGAGGCGCGCGACGTGCCGCAGCTCTCGCTCGTCCTGCGCGACCTTCCCGGTGTCGCGGTAAGCCGCACGGGCCCGATTGGCAGCCTGACGCAGGTGCGCATCCGTGGCGCCGAGGCGAACCATACGCTGGTGCTGCTCGACGGGATCGAGATGAACGATCCGGTGAGCGGCTTCGAGCTCGATTTCGCGGATGTCTCGAGCGCGGGGATCGCGCGCGTCGAGCTCATCAGGGGCGCGTCAAGCGCACTTTACGGCAGCGAGGCGCTGGGCGGCGTCATCCAGCTCGTCTCGCGCCTCCCGGACGAGCCGCGCGCGTTGGACCTGCGTGCGGAAGGCGGCAGCTTCGGGACGTTGCGCACGGAAGGTTTTGCGGGGTTTCGCGAAGGGGCCTCCGCCGGCGCGCTGACCGCGGCTTTCTACCGCACCGACGGCGTTTCCGCCTCGCCCAGCGGGCCGGAGCGTGACGGCTACCGCAATGTCACGCTGCACGGCCGCCTGGAATCGGAGCCGGGCGAGCACATCGCCGTCGGTCTCGTGGGCCGATTCGTGGATGCGCGCAGCGAATTCGACGATCAGGACTTCCTGACCGGGGCGGTCGTCGATGCCGACAATGTGCGCAGATTTACCGCCTTCTACGGGCGCGCCCATGCCCGGCTGTCGCTCTTCGGCGACCGCTGGACGCATCAGGTCGCGGTGGATCTGACCGACACGTCGACCCGCAACTTCGCCGATGGCGCCTTCACCGGCCGCTTCGCCGGCACCCGCGTGAAGCTCGGATACCAGAGCACGGCGGCCTTTGAGACCGGATCGCTCGACCATCGCATCACGGGCGCGGTCGAATACGAGCGCCTGCGATTCCGCGTGCGCGGCGCAAGTGCCGACGCCCCGCAGAATCAGCGCCGACACGACCGGCAGATCTCGCTCGTGGGCGAGTACCATCTCGGTGTGGCCGATCGCCTCTTCGTGGACGCCGCGGCGCGCCACGACGACAACCGGATCTTCAGGAATGCCACCACATGGCGCCTGTCGGGTCTCCTGCGGCTGACGGCACAGCTGGCCGTGACAGGCAACGTCGGCAACGGCAATGCCGACCCGACCTTCTTCGAGCGCTACGGGTTCTTTCCCGGCAGCTTTGTGGGCAATCCCGATCTCAAACCCGAGCGCGGACGCGGATTCGATGCGGGCGTGCGCATCACGCCGTCGTCGGCGTGGACCATCGAACTCGTGGGATTCCACGGCATCCTGAAGGACGAGATCACCACGATCTTCGATTTTGCGACCTTCACCTCCACTCCGATCAATCAGGAAGGCCGCTCGACACGCAACGGCTTTGAAGCGGATTTGGCCTTCAGCCCCGTGGAGGTCCTGACCGTCCGGGGCTTCTACAGCTTCGTCAAGGCGCAGGAACCGGATGGCGCGCCCGAGGTACGCCGGCCTAAGCACCGCGCAGGGCTTGGCGGCACCTGGCGCTTCGCCGGCAGTCGGGGGCTCGTGAATCTCGACGTCGCCTACAACGGCCGCCAGCGGGACTTCGACTTCTCGCGCTTTCCGGCCGAACGCGTCCGTCTTGCCAGCTACTGGCTGGCGAGCGTCAGCCTGCGCTGGCGCGTGAAGGGCCCGGTCTGGCTGACGGCGCGGATCGAGAACCTGTTCGATTCGGACTATCAGGACGTGCTGGGCTTCAACACGCCGGGTATCGGCGCGTTTGCGGGGCTTGCCGCGCGCTTTTGA
- a CDS encoding polyisoprenoid-binding protein: MGVRPGTACVFAAAVMLALVPAGCARLRTGMAVLTHLPEGDPAAIRPGHYVTDPEHRFLVLEVAHLGYARVLARFERFAAALDLDPAHPETFRLVAEIEAASFSSGVPGIDDAVRRLLEVDSHPLITYEASRITRTGAHTARVEGTLAIAGRRAPVALDVTFNGAAPNPLTGVFTAGFSATGRLQRSAFGLNRWAPAVGDEVAFRIEAEFRLVEGAN; encoded by the coding sequence ATGGGTGTGCGCCCGGGTACCGCCTGCGTGTTCGCCGCCGCCGTCATGCTGGCGCTGGTGCCGGCCGGTTGCGCGCGGCTGAGGACCGGGATGGCGGTGCTGACCCATCTTCCCGAGGGCGATCCGGCCGCGATCCGCCCCGGCCATTACGTGACGGATCCCGAGCACCGCTTTCTCGTCCTCGAGGTCGCCCATCTCGGCTACGCCCGGGTCCTCGCCCGCTTCGAGCGCTTCGCGGCGGCGCTCGATCTCGACCCCGCCCATCCCGAGACCTTCCGGCTTGTCGCTGAAATCGAGGCGGCGAGCTTTTCCTCGGGCGTGCCGGGCATCGATGATGCCGTGCGTCGGCTGCTCGAGGTCGATTCCCACCCGCTCATCACCTACGAGGCCAGCCGCATCACGCGCACGGGCGCGCATACCGCGCGCGTCGAGGGCACGCTCGCCATCGCCGGGCGGCGGGCTCCGGTCGCGCTCGATGTCACCTTCAACGGTGCCGCACCCAATCCGCTGACGGGCGTGTTCACGGCCGGTTTCTCCGCGACCGGTCGCCTCCAGCGCTCGGCCTTCGGGCTCAACCGCTGGGCGCCGGCGGTGGGCGACGAGGTGGCCTTCCGGATCGAAGCGGAATTCCGGCTCGTCGAGGGCGCGAATTGA
- a CDS encoding UPF0721 transmembrane protein: MSDLVVAAAFLLIAMLYASVGHAGASGYLAVMVLAGFAPETMRATALVLNVLVSTVVVWRMARARVMPWRQALMFLPLSAPLAWVGGGMSLPHGVFRILVGLFLLYAAGYLVWRMRAGAFDRDFIRLPRRLPPILGAGLGFVAGATGIGGGILLSPILMAAGLAGARQTAAISALFILVNSLAGLVAIPELGAHLAPGIGLHAAAVLAGGVIGGELAARRLRPRGITLLLVAVLLVAAAKFLFT, encoded by the coding sequence ATGAGCGATCTCGTCGTTGCCGCCGCCTTCCTTCTGATCGCGATGCTGTATGCGAGCGTCGGCCACGCCGGCGCGTCGGGGTATCTGGCCGTGATGGTGCTGGCGGGATTCGCGCCGGAGACGATGCGGGCGACCGCGCTCGTCCTCAACGTGCTGGTGTCCACGGTCGTGGTCTGGCGGATGGCGCGGGCGCGGGTGATGCCCTGGCGGCAGGCGCTCATGTTTCTGCCGCTTTCCGCCCCGCTCGCCTGGGTCGGCGGCGGCATGAGCCTGCCGCACGGGGTCTTCCGCATTCTCGTGGGGCTCTTCCTTCTTTATGCCGCCGGCTACCTCGTCTGGCGCATGCGGGCCGGCGCCTTCGATCGCGACTTCATCCGTCTGCCGCGCCGGCTGCCGCCGATCCTGGGTGCGGGGCTCGGATTCGTGGCGGGGGCGACCGGGATCGGCGGCGGCATTCTGCTCAGCCCCATCCTCATGGCCGCGGGGCTTGCGGGCGCGCGGCAGACGGCGGCGATTTCCGCGCTCTTCATCCTCGTCAACTCGCTGGCCGGGCTCGTCGCGATTCCCGAGCTCGGCGCGCATCTCGCTCCGGGCATCGGCCTTCATGCGGCGGCGGTGCTGGCGGGCGGCGTCATCGGCGGGGAGCTTGCGGCGCGCCGGCTGCGGCCGCGCGGAATCACGCTCCTGCTCGTCGCCGTTCTGCTCGTCGCCGCCGCCAAGTTCCTGTTCACCTGA
- a CDS encoding S-adenosylmethionine-dependent methyltransferase has product MGIYQRFILPHVIDLACGSRPVMRQRAAVVPAAEGVVVEIGAGSGRNLSLYRPERVRRLIAVDPAPELLAKARRRAAERGLDVDWREGVGEDLPVEDGAADTVVITYTLCSVDDPAKVLEEARRVLKPGGRLLFLEHGAAPEPAVRRWQERLDRIWPHLAGGCHLTRRPDAALAAAGLRIDHLEMAYLPKTPRSLGFTYWGSAARA; this is encoded by the coding sequence ATGGGCATCTACCAGCGCTTCATCCTGCCGCATGTCATCGATCTTGCCTGCGGCTCGCGTCCCGTCATGCGCCAGCGCGCGGCGGTGGTGCCGGCGGCCGAGGGCGTGGTGGTCGAGATCGGCGCCGGCTCCGGCCGCAACCTTTCCCTCTACCGCCCGGAGCGCGTGCGCCGGCTGATCGCCGTGGATCCGGCCCCGGAGCTGCTGGCGAAGGCCCGGCGGCGCGCGGCCGAACGCGGGCTCGATGTCGACTGGCGCGAGGGCGTGGGCGAGGATCTGCCCGTCGAGGACGGGGCGGCGGATACCGTCGTCATCACCTACACGCTGTGCAGCGTCGATGATCCCGCGAAGGTGCTCGAGGAGGCGCGGCGGGTGCTGAAGCCCGGCGGGCGGCTGCTTTTCCTCGAGCACGGCGCCGCGCCGGAGCCGGCCGTGCGCCGCTGGCAGGAGCGGCTGGACCGGATCTGGCCGCATCTTGCGGGCGGCTGCCACCTCACCCGCCGACCGGACGCCGCCCTCGCCGCGGCGGGGCTTCGGATCGACCATCTCGAGATGGCCTATCTGCCGAAGACGCCGCGCAGTCTCGGCTTCACCTACTGGGGCAGCGCGGCGCGCGCGTGA